In one window of Corynebacterium mycetoides DNA:
- a CDS encoding enoyl-CoA hydratase-related protein, with the protein MIKSESRGDVAVLTLDRDEKRNALSTELLRTLSTAFAAAHGARAIVLTGAGTVFSAGADLDEDEFDGSFFEHLFSLIDAIRSSRAPVIAYINGPAIGAGMMLSMACDIRVAARSARFLLPVGDMAIGVNEWVVRSLAEHVGASRARLMLIGGAPMDLDTAVSCGFAIGGTLERTLELADLVAAKAPLTMQNIKAEFAPDLFTAPQREAALRAPFGSDDIREVGRARAEGRRPTFTGR; encoded by the coding sequence GTGATTAAGTCCGAGTCGCGCGGCGACGTCGCGGTGCTCACGCTCGACCGCGACGAGAAGCGCAACGCCCTATCTACAGAGCTGCTGCGCACGCTGTCCACTGCGTTCGCGGCGGCCCACGGCGCACGCGCGATCGTGCTCACCGGGGCAGGTACCGTCTTTTCCGCCGGCGCCGACCTTGACGAAGACGAGTTCGACGGCTCGTTCTTCGAGCACCTATTTTCGCTTATCGACGCCATCCGGTCATCCCGCGCGCCCGTCATCGCCTACATCAACGGCCCCGCCATCGGCGCAGGAATGATGCTGTCCATGGCCTGCGACATCCGTGTCGCCGCCCGTTCTGCGCGGTTCTTGCTTCCTGTGGGGGACATGGCCATCGGTGTCAATGAATGGGTGGTGCGTTCCCTGGCGGAGCACGTCGGTGCCTCCCGGGCGCGGCTGATGCTGATCGGCGGCGCGCCGATGGATCTGGACACTGCTGTGTCCTGCGGTTTTGCCATCGGAGGGACGTTGGAACGGACGCTGGAACTGGCCGATCTCGTGGCGGCGAAAGCGCCGCTGACCATGCAGAACATCAAGGCGGAATTCGCCCCGGATCTGTTTACTGCCCCTCAGCGGGAGGCGGCGCTGCGTGCGCCTTTCGGCTCGGACGACATTCGTGAGGTCGGGCGCGCCCGCGCCGAGGGGCGCCGGCCCACGTTTACGGGGCGCTAG
- the ppk2 gene encoding polyphosphate kinase 2 yields the protein MADHKADDMPMLDLAQIEGYWVDDSDEDDPVLLKADGTPIETWRENYPYDERMTREEYEKTKRALQIELLKWQNWTKDTGQRHIILFEGRDAAGKGGTIKRFNEHLNPRGARTVALEKPSPRESTSWYFQRYIQHFPSAGEIVFFDRSWYNRSGVERVMGFCTESQHAEFLREVPMLENMILGSGISLTKFWFSVTQKEQRTRFAIRQVDPVRQWKLSPMDLASLDKWDDYTRAKEEQFRYTDTDESPWITIKSNDKKRARINAMRYILSKFEYTNKDHDVVGEPDPLIVKRGRDQIGD from the coding sequence ATGGCTGACCACAAAGCAGACGACATGCCGATGCTCGACCTTGCCCAGATCGAGGGCTACTGGGTCGACGACTCCGACGAGGACGACCCCGTCCTGCTGAAGGCCGACGGCACCCCGATCGAGACGTGGCGCGAGAACTACCCCTACGACGAGCGGATGACGCGCGAAGAGTACGAGAAAACCAAGCGTGCGCTCCAGATCGAGCTGCTCAAATGGCAGAACTGGACCAAAGACACCGGGCAGCGCCACATCATCCTGTTCGAAGGCCGCGACGCAGCCGGTAAGGGCGGCACGATCAAGCGCTTCAACGAGCACCTCAATCCGCGTGGTGCGCGGACGGTCGCGTTGGAGAAGCCGTCGCCACGCGAAAGCACGTCCTGGTACTTCCAGCGTTACATCCAGCACTTCCCGTCGGCGGGCGAAATCGTCTTCTTCGACCGCTCCTGGTACAACCGCTCCGGCGTGGAGCGCGTCATGGGGTTTTGCACCGAATCGCAGCACGCCGAGTTCCTGCGCGAGGTGCCCATGCTGGAGAACATGATCTTGGGCTCGGGCATTTCGCTGACCAAGTTCTGGTTCTCCGTGACGCAAAAGGAGCAGCGCACCCGCTTCGCCATTCGCCAGGTCGACCCGGTGCGCCAATGGAAGCTGTCCCCGATGGACCTGGCCTCGCTGGATAAGTGGGACGACTACACCCGCGCGAAAGAGGAGCAGTTCCGCTACACCGACACCGACGAGTCGCCGTGGATCACGATCAAGTCGAACGACAAGAAGCGCGCCCGCATCAACGCGATGCGCTACATCCTGAGCAAGTTCGAGTACACCAACAAAGACCACGATGTCGTCGGTGAGCCGGACCCGCTGATTGTCAAGCGCGGACGAGACCAGATCGGTGATTAA
- a CDS encoding alpha/beta hydrolase family protein gives MTNTTEWVETPNDEVPAAPVGATTYRVRYIAEGARGPATMSGLVTVPAHRREDGALFSWAHGTTGLSTNSAPSLHVKGDPIERYITPWTEYLQRWVDEGYIVTQPDYEGLGVEEVPATYMHRGSLAASINRLVEEARLKFGADGGWLNVGFSQGGYAALAAASSDETADGLAATIAIAPGDTELVNKNLRLMGVRPVDVARMLKGTAVRFFPIVIAGAINSFDSVDPADFLSERGAELVDKAEKLTLPELRDEVADTSGGELFISNANTKPMQDLLDEQRLELMAPQGPVFVVAGAKDTTINREALKSVLSAWESAGVSVDYHEVPGATHSDTVPRSWEAQREWLAALG, from the coding sequence ATGACCAACACCACCGAATGGGTCGAGACCCCCAACGATGAGGTCCCCGCTGCCCCCGTAGGCGCGACAACCTACCGCGTCAGGTATATCGCCGAGGGCGCACGAGGCCCAGCAACAATGAGCGGGCTGGTCACCGTGCCCGCCCACCGCCGAGAGGACGGCGCACTCTTCAGCTGGGCGCACGGCACAACGGGACTATCCACCAACAGCGCCCCCTCGCTGCATGTGAAGGGTGACCCCATTGAGCGCTACATCACCCCCTGGACCGAATACCTGCAGCGCTGGGTGGACGAGGGATACATCGTCACCCAGCCCGACTACGAGGGCCTCGGCGTCGAAGAGGTGCCCGCAACCTACATGCACCGCGGATCGCTGGCGGCCTCCATCAACCGGCTCGTTGAGGAGGCGCGGCTGAAGTTCGGCGCGGACGGCGGCTGGCTCAACGTCGGGTTCAGCCAGGGCGGCTACGCAGCACTTGCCGCCGCCTCCTCCGACGAGACCGCCGACGGGCTTGCCGCCACCATCGCCATCGCCCCCGGTGACACCGAGTTGGTGAACAAGAACCTCCGCCTCATGGGCGTGCGCCCCGTCGACGTCGCCCGCATGCTCAAAGGCACCGCCGTGCGCTTCTTCCCCATCGTGATCGCCGGCGCCATCAATTCCTTCGACTCCGTCGACCCAGCAGACTTCCTCAGTGAACGCGGCGCTGAGCTCGTCGATAAGGCGGAGAAGCTCACCCTCCCCGAGCTGCGCGACGAAGTCGCCGACACCTCCGGCGGGGAACTGTTCATCTCCAATGCCAACACCAAACCCATGCAGGACCTACTCGACGAACAACGCCTAGAACTCATGGCCCCGCAAGGGCCCGTCTTCGTCGTTGCCGGGGCCAAAGACACCACGATCAACCGCGAAGCGCTGAAATCTGTGCTGTCTGCGTGGGAGTCCGCCGGGGTTTCAGTTGACTACCATGAAGTGCCCGGGGCCACCCACTCCGACACCGTGCCGCGCAGCTGGGAGGCGCAGCGGGAGTGGCTGGCGGCGCTGGGATAG
- the groL gene encoding chaperonin GroEL (60 kDa chaperone family; promotes refolding of misfolded polypeptides especially under stressful conditions; forms two stacked rings of heptamers to form a barrel-shaped 14mer; ends can be capped by GroES; misfolded proteins enter the barrel where they are refolded when GroES binds) encodes MAKMIAFDEEARRSLENGLNTLADAVKVTLGPKGRNVVLEKSWGAPTITNDGVTIAKEIELEDPYEKIGAELVKEVAKKTDDVAGDGTTTATVLAQALVREGLRNVAAGSNPMGIKRGIQAATEKVSAYLLETAKEVETQEQIASTAGISAGDSSIGEKIAEAMYAVGNGAVNKESVITVEESNTFGVDLEVTEGMRFDKGFISAYFATDMERGEAVLEDPYILLVSAKISNVKDLLPVLEQVMQSGKPLLIIAEDVEGEALSTLVVNKIRGTFKSVAVKAPGFGDRRKAMLQDLAILTGGQVISEEVGLSLETADLALLGQARKVVITKDETTIVQGAGDQAQIDGRVKQIRAEIENSDSDYDREKLQERLAKLAGGVAVIKVGAATEVELKEQKLRIEDAVRNAKAAVEEGIVAGGGVALLQAAKVLEDDLGLEGDEATGVKIVRESLSSPLKQIAFNAGLEPGVVADKVAHLELGHGLNAATGEYVDMMAAGINDPAKVTRSALQNAASIAGLFLTTEAVVADKPEPAGAGAGAGMDPEAMGMM; translated from the coding sequence ATGGCAAAGATGATCGCATTTGACGAGGAAGCACGCCGCAGCCTGGAAAACGGGCTGAATACGCTGGCTGATGCCGTCAAGGTCACCCTGGGCCCGAAGGGCCGCAACGTTGTTCTGGAGAAGTCCTGGGGCGCGCCGACCATCACCAACGATGGCGTGACCATCGCGAAGGAAATCGAGCTCGAGGATCCGTACGAGAAGATCGGCGCCGAGCTGGTTAAGGAAGTAGCCAAGAAGACTGACGACGTCGCCGGCGACGGCACCACCACCGCTACCGTGCTCGCCCAGGCGCTCGTGCGCGAGGGCCTGCGCAACGTTGCGGCTGGCTCCAACCCGATGGGTATTAAGCGCGGCATCCAGGCCGCCACCGAGAAGGTCTCCGCCTACCTGCTCGAGACCGCCAAGGAGGTCGAGACCCAGGAGCAGATCGCCTCGACCGCAGGCATCTCCGCGGGCGATTCTTCCATCGGTGAGAAGATCGCCGAGGCAATGTACGCCGTGGGCAACGGCGCGGTGAACAAGGAGTCCGTCATCACCGTCGAGGAGTCCAACACCTTCGGCGTCGACCTCGAGGTCACTGAGGGCATGCGCTTTGACAAGGGCTTCATCTCCGCCTATTTCGCCACCGACATGGAGCGCGGCGAGGCCGTTCTCGAGGATCCGTACATCCTCCTGGTTTCCGCGAAGATCTCCAACGTCAAGGACCTCCTGCCTGTTCTCGAGCAGGTCATGCAGTCCGGCAAGCCGCTGCTGATCATCGCCGAGGATGTCGAGGGCGAGGCTCTGTCCACCCTGGTGGTCAACAAGATCCGTGGCACCTTCAAGTCCGTTGCTGTCAAGGCGCCGGGCTTCGGTGATCGTCGCAAGGCCATGCTGCAGGATTTGGCCATCCTCACCGGCGGCCAGGTCATCTCCGAGGAGGTCGGCCTCTCGCTGGAAACCGCCGATCTCGCGCTGCTCGGCCAGGCCCGCAAGGTTGTCATCACCAAGGACGAGACCACGATCGTGCAGGGCGCTGGCGACCAGGCTCAGATCGACGGCCGCGTGAAGCAGATCCGCGCCGAGATCGAGAACTCCGACTCCGACTACGACCGCGAGAAGCTGCAGGAGCGCCTGGCCAAGCTGGCCGGCGGTGTTGCCGTGATCAAGGTCGGCGCCGCCACCGAGGTGGAGCTCAAGGAGCAGAAGCTGCGCATTGAGGATGCTGTGCGCAACGCCAAGGCTGCCGTGGAGGAGGGCATTGTCGCCGGCGGCGGCGTGGCCCTGCTGCAGGCTGCGAAGGTGCTCGAGGACGACCTGGGCCTCGAGGGTGACGAGGCCACGGGCGTGAAGATCGTCCGCGAATCCCTGTCCTCCCCGCTGAAGCAGATCGCCTTCAACGCCGGCCTGGAGCCGGGCGTGGTGGCGGACAAGGTTGCGCACCTCGAGCTGGGTCATGGCCTCAACGCTGCGACCGGCGAGTACGTGGACATGATGGCTGCCGGCATCAACGACCCGGCGAAGGTGACGCGTTCTGCTCTGCAGAATGCGGCCTCCATCGCGGGCCTGTTCCTGACCACCGAGGCTGTTGTGGCTGACAAGCCCGAGCCGGCTGGCGCTGGCGCCGGTGCCGGGATGGACCCGGAGGCAATGGGCATGATGTAA
- a CDS encoding IS1249 family transposase, protein MPKNQPRCQVCGGETKRNGKTSANRTRWRCKICGASTTKQRPDITNSAAFAAFIAHLTTGASLRTAAAEAGCHPRTLQRRFEYFWLVDVPDPTIGHEGRVYDQVFIDGTYTAGGCLIVAATLDHVIAWHWCTRETTGDYQKLLERIPAPLIAVIDGGQGAASAIKTCWPTTKVQRCLVHAQRVVRRHTTSRPRTDAGRAIYQLALNLTKITDLDEAAAWGAQLHEYGNVYRDWMNQKTWTTDPATRQRTWSWTHERTRKAYNSLNHLWRNNLLFVYLEPPDGVLDANRIKSTTNSLEGGINAQLKLLTRTHRGRSGEHQRRMLEWWLYLQTELPDDPVEIARQSNWGQDQLAKVSTLTHNENHADHETGRPALYDNAIDTNYTHSIGIQKGHI, encoded by the coding sequence ATGCCGAAGAACCAACCCCGATGCCAGGTGTGCGGCGGCGAGACGAAACGCAACGGGAAGACCTCCGCCAACCGCACCCGGTGGCGGTGCAAAATCTGCGGCGCTTCCACCACCAAGCAGCGCCCCGATATCACCAACTCCGCAGCCTTCGCAGCATTTATCGCCCACCTCACGACCGGTGCGAGCTTGAGAACCGCTGCTGCCGAAGCAGGGTGTCATCCGCGTACCCTGCAACGCCGGTTTGAATACTTCTGGCTAGTTGATGTCCCCGATCCCACGATCGGGCACGAAGGCCGGGTCTACGACCAGGTCTTCATCGACGGCACCTACACCGCCGGCGGGTGTCTCATCGTAGCCGCCACCTTGGATCACGTCATCGCCTGGCACTGGTGCACACGTGAGACCACCGGCGACTACCAAAAGCTCCTCGAACGTATCCCCGCGCCCCTGATCGCTGTCATCGACGGCGGCCAAGGCGCTGCCAGCGCAATCAAGACATGCTGGCCCACAACGAAAGTGCAGCGCTGCCTCGTCCACGCCCAACGCGTGGTACGCCGACACACCACCTCACGCCCACGCACCGATGCAGGACGAGCGATCTACCAGCTCGCGCTCAACCTCACGAAGATCACCGATCTTGACGAGGCGGCCGCGTGGGGTGCGCAGCTACACGAATACGGCAACGTCTACCGCGACTGGATGAACCAGAAAACGTGGACAACCGACCCGGCGACACGGCAACGCACCTGGTCATGGACGCATGAACGCACCCGCAAGGCCTACAACAGCCTCAACCACCTGTGGCGAAACAACCTACTGTTCGTCTACCTCGAACCACCCGACGGTGTCCTCGATGCCAACCGGATCAAATCCACCACCAACAGCCTTGAAGGCGGCATCAACGCCCAACTGAAACTGCTGACCCGCACCCACCGCGGACGATCCGGGGAGCATCAGCGTCGGATGCTGGAGTGGTGGCTGTATCTGCAAACGGAACTGCCTGACGATCCTGTTGAGATCGCCAGGCAGTCCAACTGGGGCCAGGACCAACTCGCCAAAGTATCCACCCTGACCCACAACGAGAACCACGCCGACCACGAAACCGGACGACCAGCCCTCTACGACAACGCTATCGACACCAACTACACACACTCAATCGGCATCCAAAAAGGCCACATCTAA
- a CDS encoding M20/M25/M40 family metallo-hydrolase, giving the protein MTSPNITPNRDRIFADLSALVSFNSPHSVPELADQHEAACAWTVAALESLGFDVKRHPTIDNADTIIGDRIVDTEAPTVLLYSHYDVVPAGDPAAWTSDPFTLTERDGRWYGRGAADCKGNLAMHLEAIRLLDAAGKTSANLKVVIEGSEEFGGQGGLERLIETSPELFRADVILIADSGNVAVGTPTLTTQLRGGAQVQVSVETLAGDIHSGGFGGAAPDAADALVRIASSLFDEHGRTTIDGVDCLGKWEGDAYDRETFRKDAGVLEGVQLYGTVDDEPADMVWARPAVTMIGFTSRPVSEALNAINSRASAQFNLRVPAGMSTAETVEKLEQHIHANAPWGAKVSVEVSQVNEPFATDITGPAVSLLGECLKDSYRADSLAVVGSGGSIPLTITLQEHFPDAEIALFGVEEPMCGIHGVDESVDPAEIERIAVAEAEFLRRSGASFAAK; this is encoded by the coding sequence ATGACCTCCCCCAACATCACCCCCAACCGCGACCGCATCTTCGCCGACCTGTCCGCACTGGTCTCGTTCAACTCGCCGCACTCCGTGCCTGAGCTCGCAGATCAGCACGAGGCTGCCTGCGCGTGGACGGTCGCCGCGCTGGAATCCCTCGGCTTCGACGTCAAGCGCCACCCCACGATTGACAACGCCGACACCATCATCGGCGACCGCATCGTTGACACCGAGGCCCCGACCGTGCTGCTCTACAGCCACTACGACGTCGTGCCCGCCGGTGATCCGGCGGCGTGGACCTCGGACCCGTTCACGCTCACCGAGCGCGACGGGCGCTGGTACGGCCGCGGCGCCGCGGACTGCAAGGGCAACCTCGCGATGCATCTGGAAGCGATCCGTCTTCTCGACGCCGCCGGGAAAACGTCCGCCAACCTCAAGGTCGTCATCGAGGGCTCCGAAGAGTTCGGCGGGCAGGGCGGTCTCGAGCGCCTCATTGAAACCTCGCCCGAACTCTTCCGCGCCGATGTCATCCTCATCGCGGATTCCGGCAACGTCGCCGTCGGCACCCCGACGCTGACCACGCAGCTGCGCGGGGGTGCCCAGGTCCAGGTCAGCGTGGAAACCCTCGCCGGCGACATCCACTCTGGCGGCTTCGGCGGCGCCGCCCCTGACGCGGCGGACGCGCTCGTGCGTATAGCCAGCTCACTGTTCGACGAGCACGGGCGCACCACCATCGACGGCGTCGACTGCCTGGGCAAGTGGGAGGGCGACGCCTACGACCGCGAGACCTTCCGCAAGGACGCCGGAGTGCTGGAGGGCGTGCAGCTCTACGGCACCGTGGACGACGAGCCCGCCGACATGGTGTGGGCGCGCCCCGCCGTGACCATGATCGGGTTTACCTCCCGGCCCGTCTCGGAGGCGCTCAACGCGATCAACTCCCGCGCCAGCGCCCAGTTCAACCTGCGCGTGCCGGCCGGGATGAGCACCGCCGAGACCGTCGAGAAGCTCGAGCAGCACATCCACGCCAACGCCCCGTGGGGCGCGAAGGTCAGCGTCGAGGTCTCCCAGGTCAACGAGCCGTTCGCCACCGACATCACCGGGCCCGCCGTGTCGTTGCTGGGCGAGTGCCTGAAGGATTCCTACCGCGCCGATTCCCTGGCCGTCGTCGGTTCCGGCGGCTCCATCCCGCTGACCATCACCCTGCAGGAGCACTTCCCCGACGCCGAAATCGCGCTGTTCGGCGTGGAGGAGCCGATGTGCGGCATCCACGGGGTGGACGAGTCCGTGGACCCGGCCGAGATCGAACGCATCGCCGTGGCCGAGGCGGAGTTCCTGCGCCGCTCCGGGGCAAGCTTCGCGGCAAAATAA
- a CDS encoding acetyl-CoA acetyltransferase — MAPTATTVSRPTTFHAPALTEDRDPFQIRYDIDSKLPRELRAEAHGMDWGLFRATYAPAPTVQIGLVGVDKLNFSDHRYTVEVTQTSKTKAPESTYHEVTATGPAAAMSTILNEHGRYVEILSYHEITLYEATVTCVKVAHQVDHTRTAWAVGFGHSPAHSVAAALSSGAQRIYGNL; from the coding sequence ATGGCACCTACTGCAACGACTGTCTCCCGCCCCACCACGTTCCACGCCCCGGCACTGACCGAGGACCGCGATCCGTTCCAGATCCGCTACGACATCGACAGCAAACTGCCCAGGGAGCTGCGCGCCGAGGCGCACGGCATGGACTGGGGCCTGTTCCGCGCCACGTACGCTCCCGCCCCGACGGTTCAGATCGGCCTCGTGGGCGTCGACAAGCTGAACTTCAGCGATCACCGCTACACCGTCGAGGTCACGCAGACCTCGAAGACGAAGGCCCCCGAGTCGACCTACCACGAGGTCACCGCGACCGGGCCAGCGGCCGCGATGAGCACCATCCTCAACGAGCACGGCCGCTACGTCGAGATCCTCTCCTACCACGAGATCACCCTGTACGAGGCCACCGTCACCTGCGTCAAGGTTGCGCACCAGGTCGACCACACCCGCACCGCGTGGGCCGTGGGCTTCGGGCACAGCCCCGCGCACTCCGTCGCAGCCGCACTGTCCTCCGGCGCGCAGCGCATCTACGGCAACCTCTGA
- a CDS encoding Na+/H+ antiporter subunit A: MLSLLIALVGATIAAPLLLRTIGRVAFALIALVPLAGFIWIASLFHGGVFADGGAVMASYQWMPSTNLNLDFRLDALSGLFSLIILGCGSLVLFYCWGYFDSNPRRLATFGAQLTMFAMVMYGLVISDNFLLMYTFWELTSVLSYLLVAYYGERASSRRSAIQALMVTTFGGLAMLVGIILFGQQTGIWKLSDIATFGGVAETPGIAAAIILVMLGALTKSAQAPFHFWLPGAMAAPTPVSAYLHSAAMVKAGIYLVARLAPDFAAVPTWHIVVCGTGIFTMLLGGWMALKQKDLKLILAYGTVSQLGFITAVIGIGSREATMAGLALTFGHSLFKAALFMIVGAIDHTTGTRDIRELSGLGKKEPLLAVLAIISAASMAGIPPLFGFVAKETALDAVLHEELLHGMPGKMLLVGLVAGSILTMAYSLYFIHGAFATKRGATTEEVAQMDSIGPTLWLSPAILTALTVAFGLFPGWMSRAFNEYLDVRFPEVEGNYLALWHGFTIPLLLTGVIIGAGALMFWQRDVVAKAQFERPALGDADDVWDNIIRTLRIASLRLTASTQRGSLTINLATIFLVLMVVPLAGLILGPSTDIRMIVWDSPWQGMTVVFMSIIAVAATLQRNRLSGVVMVGLTGFSLALIFALHGAPDLALTQVLVETIVMVVFMLVLRKMPTDLESRSDSDVRLRAWLSIGTGLSVVIVAMTAISSRIAEPISGPMPDLAYEIGHGRNAVNVLLVDLRAFDTFGEITVLAIAATGVASLIFGTGSFYRDSRRPVLSSSVPRWLSSSVNSETAQNRHMMVEAATRILFPSMMLLAAYFFFSGHNAPGGGFAGGLVAALAFALRYLAGGRDEIEEALPVNPEAILGTGLLLSAAAAVAPMFFGYPPLTSGYIEPDLPLIGQVAIPSALLFDAGVSVIVVGLIMHILTSVGAHLDKEEDARKERARERARAMQEKNEQRRALQASKRRERASASTSETGETGRSE; encoded by the coding sequence GTGCTGTCTCTTTTGATTGCCCTCGTCGGCGCCACCATCGCGGCGCCGCTTCTGCTGCGCACGATCGGCCGTGTCGCATTCGCCCTGATCGCCCTAGTCCCGCTCGCCGGATTCATCTGGATTGCCAGCCTGTTCCACGGCGGGGTATTCGCTGACGGCGGTGCTGTCATGGCGTCCTACCAGTGGATGCCGAGCACGAACCTCAACCTGGACTTCCGCCTCGACGCGCTCTCAGGCCTGTTCAGCCTCATCATCCTCGGCTGCGGCTCTCTCGTGCTGTTCTACTGCTGGGGCTACTTCGACTCCAACCCACGCCGCCTCGCCACCTTCGGCGCGCAGCTGACCATGTTCGCCATGGTCATGTACGGCCTTGTCATCTCGGACAACTTCCTGTTGATGTACACCTTCTGGGAGCTCACGTCCGTCCTGTCGTACCTCCTGGTGGCGTACTACGGCGAGAGGGCGTCGTCACGCCGCTCCGCCATCCAGGCGCTCATGGTTACCACCTTCGGCGGGCTGGCAATGCTCGTGGGCATCATCCTCTTCGGCCAGCAGACCGGCATCTGGAAACTGTCCGACATCGCGACGTTCGGCGGCGTGGCGGAGACCCCCGGCATCGCCGCAGCCATCATCCTGGTCATGCTCGGCGCGCTGACCAAGTCCGCCCAAGCCCCGTTCCACTTCTGGCTGCCCGGCGCGATGGCCGCCCCCACCCCGGTGTCCGCTTACCTGCACTCCGCGGCCATGGTCAAGGCCGGCATTTACCTGGTCGCCCGCCTCGCCCCCGACTTCGCGGCCGTGCCCACCTGGCACATCGTGGTGTGCGGCACAGGCATCTTCACCATGCTGCTCGGCGGCTGGATGGCGCTGAAGCAGAAGGACCTGAAGCTCATCCTGGCCTACGGCACGGTGTCCCAGCTCGGCTTCATCACCGCGGTCATCGGCATCGGCTCGCGCGAGGCCACCATGGCGGGCCTGGCGCTGACGTTCGGCCACTCCCTGTTCAAGGCCGCGCTGTTCATGATCGTCGGCGCGATCGACCACACCACCGGCACCCGCGACATCCGCGAGCTGTCCGGGCTGGGCAAAAAAGAGCCCCTCTTAGCCGTGTTGGCGATTATCTCGGCCGCGTCGATGGCCGGCATTCCGCCGCTGTTCGGGTTCGTGGCCAAGGAGACCGCCCTCGACGCGGTGCTGCACGAGGAGCTGCTCCACGGCATGCCGGGCAAGATGCTGCTCGTGGGCCTGGTCGCCGGCTCCATCCTGACCATGGCGTACTCGCTGTACTTCATCCACGGGGCCTTCGCCACCAAGCGGGGCGCCACCACGGAGGAAGTTGCGCAGATGGACTCCATCGGCCCCACCCTGTGGCTGTCGCCGGCAATCCTCACCGCGCTCACGGTCGCGTTCGGCCTCTTCCCGGGCTGGATGAGCCGCGCCTTCAACGAGTACCTCGACGTGCGTTTCCCCGAGGTCGAGGGCAACTACCTGGCCCTGTGGCACGGGTTTACTATTCCCCTGCTGCTTACTGGAGTGATCATCGGTGCCGGCGCGCTCATGTTCTGGCAGCGCGACGTGGTGGCCAAGGCGCAGTTCGAGCGCCCCGCGCTTGGCGACGCCGACGATGTCTGGGACAACATCATCCGCACACTGCGCATCGCGTCGCTGCGCCTGACGGCGTCGACGCAGCGCGGCTCGCTGACCATCAACCTGGCTACCATCTTTCTAGTGCTCATGGTGGTTCCCCTGGCGGGGCTCATTCTCGGGCCGTCCACCGACATCCGCATGATTGTGTGGGACAGCCCCTGGCAGGGAATGACCGTAGTGTTCATGTCGATTATCGCCGTGGCCGCAACCCTGCAGCGCAACCGCCTCTCCGGCGTGGTCATGGTCGGCCTCACAGGCTTCTCGCTGGCGTTGATTTTCGCGCTGCACGGCGCGCCCGACCTCGCGCTGACGCAGGTGCTGGTGGAGACGATCGTCATGGTCGTGTTCATGCTCGTGCTGCGCAAGATGCCCACCGACCTCGAAAGCCGCAGCGATTCCGACGTGCGCCTGCGCGCGTGGCTGTCCATCGGCACGGGGCTGTCGGTGGTCATCGTGGCCATGACGGCGATCTCCTCGCGAATCGCGGAACCCATCTCCGGGCCAATGCCCGACTTGGCATACGAGATCGGCCACGGCCGCAACGCCGTCAACGTGCTTCTGGTGGACCTGCGCGCCTTCGACACCTTCGGCGAGATCACCGTGCTGGCGATCGCGGCCACCGGCGTGGCCAGCCTCATCTTCGGCACGGGGTCGTTCTACCGCGACTCGCGCCGTCCCGTGCTCTCCTCGTCGGTGCCGCGCTGGCTGTCCTCGTCCGTCAACAGCGAAACGGCGCAAAACCGCCACATGATGGTCGAGGCCGCCACCCGCATCCTCTTCCCGTCGATGATGCTCTTAGCCGCGTACTTCTTCTTCTCCGGCCACAACGCCCCCGGCGGCGGCTTCGCCGGCGGCCTCGTCGCCGCCCTGGCGTTCGCGCTGCGCTACCTCGCCGGCGGCCGCGACGAAATCGAGGAAGCCCTGCCCGTCAACCCCGAAGCCATCCTGGGCACCGGACTGCTGCTCTCCGCGGCCGCCGCCGTGGCCCCGATGTTCTTCGGCTACCCGCCATTGACCTCCGGCTACATCGAACCCGACCTCCCGCTCATCGGCCAGGTTGCCATCCCCTCCGCCCTGCTTTTCGACGCCGGGGTCTCCGTCATCGTGGTCGGCCTCATCATGCACATCCTCACCTCCGTCGGCGCGCACCTGGACAAGGAAGAAGACGCCCGCAAGGAGCGCGCTCGGGAACGCGCCCGCGCCATGCAGGAGAAGAACGAGCAGCGGCGCGCGCTGCAGGCCAGCAAGCGTCGCGAGAGGGCGTCGGCAAGCACTAGCGAAACAGGCGAAACAGGAAGGAGCGAGTAG